From Kiritimatiellia bacterium:
TTTCCAGCCGCGGGCGCGGGCGGCCAGGACGGCGCCTTTTGCAATCCGCGCGCAGGTACCCCACGCGGCAACCAGCAAATCGCAACTGGCCGCGTGCATTTCCTCGCAACGGGTTTCCCGGCGCGCTATTTCATGGTAACATTTCTGGAGTTTATAATTATGTTTTTCCAGTTCGCCTTCATTCACCAGCAAAGAGCGTATCCAGTTCGGCCGGCGATTTCTGGCCCCGGTCAGCGTCCAGGGTTTTGGCGGCGGAGGAGGCGGCGGGCCGCGGTGCAAATAAACCGGTTCCATCATCTGTCCCAGGCGGCCGTCGGCCAGGATGGTTACCGGAATCCTGTGCTTGTCAGCGAGGCGGAAGGCATTGATGGTGAAATCGTGCATTTCCTGTACCGACATCGGCGCCAGGACGATCGTATGATAGTCGCCGTGTCCCCCGCCTTTTGTGGCCTGGAAATAGTCGCCCTGGGCCGGGTCTATGCTTCCCAGTCCCGGCCCGCCGCGCTGGACGTTTGCAATCACCGCCGGCAATTGGCAGCCGGCCAGGTATGAAATGCCCTCCTGCTTCAAGCTTATTCCGGGCGATGAGGAACTGGTCATGGCCCGCGCCCCGGCGGCCGCGGCGCCCAAAACCATGTTGATGGCCGCCAGTTCGCTTTCAGCCTGAATAAATGTTCCGCCGCATTCAGACATCCTTTTGGCCATGTAGGCCGGGACCTCGTTTTGCGGGGTGATGGGATAGCCGGAATAAAAACGACATCCGGCGCGCACTGCGCCTTCGGCCAGCGCCTCGTTGCCCGTCATGAATGTCCGTTTCCCGCCGGTTTTCGGCGGAGACTGCGGCGCAATACCGCAGGGCTCTTCCGTGTCAGCGGGGCGGCGCGGCTCATGCCTTTTTTTGTTTTTTTTCATCAATTCTGAAAATTTCAATGGCCGCTTCCGGACAGATCAGCGCGCATTGTTTGCAGCCGGCGCACGACTTGCCTGATTTTTTGTCCTGTTCCGGGAAATGAAATCCGCCTTTATTCACATTTTGCGAAATGACCAATAATTTCTGCGGACAGACATTGACGCACAGGCCGCAGCCTTTGCAGAATATTTTAAGAACTTTTACTTGATAGCGAACGCTCATGTCCGGCCCGGTCGGAAAATATTATGCGCAAATCTCCTTA
This genomic window contains:
- the vorB gene encoding 3-methyl-2-oxobutanoate dehydrogenase subunit VorB, whose product is MTGNEALAEGAVRAGCRFYSGYPITPQNEVPAYMAKRMSECGGTFIQAESELAAINMVLGAAAAGARAMTSSSSPGISLKQEGISYLAGCQLPAVIANVQRGGPGLGSIDPAQGDYFQATKGGGHGDYHTIVLAPMSVQEMHDFTINAFRLADKHRIPVTILADGRLGQMMEPVYLHRGPPPPPPPKPWTLTGARNRRPNWIRSLLVNEGELEKHNYKLQKCYHEIARRETRCEEMHAASCDLLVAAWGTCARIAKGAVLAARARGWKVGFYRPITLWPFPAKRLATLARQVKGILTVEMNCGQMLEDVRLAAGGEAQIFFSGYPGGKVPSESEILKTIYKNTRRLSKIRTRRPE
- a CDS encoding ferredoxin family protein; translation: MSVRYQVKVLKIFCKGCGLCVNVCPQKLLVISQNVNKGGFHFPEQDKKSGKSCAGCKQCALICPEAAIEIFRIDEKKQKKA